From the genome of Ziziphus jujuba cultivar Dongzao chromosome 6, ASM3175591v1, one region includes:
- the LOC132804137 gene encoding protein ANTAGONIST OF LIKE HETEROCHROMATIN PROTEIN 1-like codes for MEFIFVLPGWEGSASDSRVLRDALSRPNGLKVPTGYYYLVDAGYTNGEGFLAPYRGTRYHLSEWRDSCAPANHEEYFNMKHASARNIIERCFGVLKMRWAILRSPSFYPISIQIKIITACCLIHNLIRREMALDPGEAEFDMSNDADISGDEDIIGSIGSSDQWTNWRNELARHMFDEWRSRRG; via the exons atggaattcatatttgtattacctggtTGGGAAGGTTCCGCTTCAGACTCAAGAGTACTTcgagatgcattaagtaggccaaatggaTTAAAAGTACCCACCG gttattattatttagtggatgctggttacactaatggtgaaggatttcttgcaccatataggggaacaagatatcacctttccGAATGGAGAGATAGTTGTGCACCTGCAAATCATGAAGAGTATTTCAATATGAAGCATGCATCTGCTAGAAATATAATAGAAAGATGTTTTGGGGTTCTAAAAATGCGatgggcaattttaagaagtccatcgttctatccaatttcaatccaaattaaGATAATTACTGCATGTTGTTTGATACATAATCTTATTAGGAGAGAAATGGCACTTGATCCTGGAGAAGCTGAATTTGATATGAGTAACGATGCTGACATAAGTGGGGATGAAGATATTATAGGGTCAATTGGTTCTTCGGATCAATGGACTAATTGGAGAAATGAGTTAGCTAGGCATATGTTTGATGAGTGGAGAAGTCGTCGTGGTTAA
- the LOC132804136 gene encoding uncharacterized protein LOC132804136 encodes MEVGGSSNDNRGGDSRRTWTQREEEALLIILDEAVASGQRCDTGSFKPGTLTMIERRLSDLCPNSRLRANPHIESKMRKWKKQYGIIYDMLNKSGFGWNDSLKCVEVDSEEVWQAYVQSAPSAKGWRGKSFPIYEKLANIFGKDRATGHGAQTPIDMINEINLDTADEPIDNVDSPMSVNRGGSEPSTQVQARGKRKSRSKDDDIVAGLGNAAEKLFDKLAAKLEKSEAYYPQYLAMELDRLGFEASDNLKISKAMRSDPSNIEVFKVIKTDAGKIAYARDFLDN; translated from the exons ATGGAAGTTGGAGGTAGCAGTAACGATAATAGGGGTGGTGACTCTAGGCGTACATGGACTCAACGAGAGGAAGAAGCTTTACTGATTATCTTAGATGAagctgtagctagtgggcaacgtTGTGATACAGGGTCATTTAAGCCTGGCACACTTACTATGATTGAGAGGCGACTATCTGATCTGTGTCCTAATTCGAGACTACGAGCCAATCCACATATTGAGTCGAAGATGagaaagtggaagaagcaatatggtataatatatgacatgttgaacaaaagtggatttggatggaatgactCTCTTAAATGCGTGGAGGTTGACAGTGAAGAAGTTTGGcaagcatatgtgcag AGTGCCCCAAGTGCAAAAGGTTGGAGAGGAAAATCTTTTCCTATTTATGAGaagcttgctaatatttttgggaaggatcgggcaaccggacatggagcacaaactccaattgatatgATCAATGAAATAAATCTAGACACTGCAGATGAACCAATTGATAATGTCGATTCTCCAATGTCTGTGAATCGAGGAGGTAGTGAACCATCTACACAAGTCCAAGCAAGAGGTAAACGAAAATCTAGATCGAAGGACGATGACATTGTAGCCGGGTTAGGCAATGCAGcagagaaattatttgataaattggctgcAAAGTTGGAAAAATCCGAGGCTTATTATCCACAATATttagctatggagcttgacagGTTAGGATTTGAGGCCAGTGATAACCTcaaaatctctaaggcaatgagatcgGATCCATCGAATATAGAGGTTTTTAAGGTTATTAAAACGGATGCGGGGAAGATTGCATATGCTCGTGACTTTTTGGATAACTAA
- the LOC125418298 gene encoding putative receptor-like protein kinase At3g47110 isoform X1, protein MSGKKRKTDIMDHSYFYCRWVLSMFFQCGIILFCMNVHMETASSAPSYGNESDHLALLDLKNKIIQDPLGIMNSWNDSIHFCNWVGITCNPSSQRVLVLNLRALRLGGSIPPSIGNLTYLTEIHLQNNSFHGEIPQEMGHLLQLQRLNLSYNSFVGKIPTNITHCKELRYFNISDNKLAGPIPVQFSSLSKLVGLDLSKNNLTGSIPAWIGNFTSLYSLLLRQNNFQGSIPEDLGHLTSLGRFILAENNLSGTVPPSIYNISSMFYFHFTDNQLHGNLPPDIGFTLPNLQIYAGGVNRFNGPIPISLTNCSQLQKLDFAQNYLSGTLPENIGSLNNLNRLNFDNNLLGNRKSGDLNFLSSLANCTVMEVLGLAYNNFGGELPRSIANLSSHMSRLTIGGNILHGSIPNGIGNLVDLTILGLETNRLGGTVPEVIGKFHKLQGLYLRGNMFSGSIPFSLGNLTSLSVLFLEENKFEGSIPHSLGNCTYLMTLNLSCNSLSGNIPREVIGLSSLTISLSLSQNSLRGSLPSEVGVNLEELDLSENKLSGQLPSNLGKCLSLERLHLEGNEFEGAIPQTLESLRGLEEMDVSRNNLSGLIPKFLGELSTLKFLNLSYNNFEGELPSQGIFSNATAVSVLGNDKLCGGIPKLLLPPCLKEKSNSTRKIFSRKVVIPVTCAAILLAIILCFLVGFSKWRPVTKSSTEDWQASMSYSDLFQSTDGFSENNLIGSGSFGSVYKGVLSRYNKIVAIKVLNLQLQGASRSFLDECNALRSIRHRNLLKIITACSSIDHQGNDFKSLVFEFMANGSLEQWLHPRDNDEHLNKRLSLIQRLNIAIDVASALGYLHHDCETPIVHCDLKPSNVLLDEDMVSHVGDFGLAKLLFEASDNPSKSQTMSASLRGSIGYIPPEYGMGGQVSILGDIYSYGILLLEMFTGKRPTDDMFKDGLSIHQFVAMALPNHVMDIVDPSLLLEDDDGEENENDIEELAIIEVDRQVNAGRRANDCLVSVMQIGVMCSKFLPGERMLMNAVVNKMQAIRESYLKCKKSENMNRF, encoded by the exons ATGTCTGGAAAGAAGAGAAAAACGGACATCATGGATCATTCATATTTTTACTGTAGGTGGGTATTATCCATGTTTTTCCAATGTGGGATTATACTTTTCTGCATGAATGTTCATATGGAAACTGCATCCTCAGCTCCCAGTTATGGAAATGAATCCGATCATCTAGCTTTACTAGACTTGAAGAATAagataatccaagatcctctcGGAATCATGAATTCCTGGAACGATTCAATCCATTTCTGCAACTGGGTTGGCATCACATGCAACCCATCAAGCCAACGAGTATTGGTTTTGAACCTTAGGGCTCTAAGGCTGGGTGGTTCAATCCCACCTTCAATAGGAAATCTCACTTACCTCACAGAAATTCACCTGCAAAACAACAGCTTTCATGGTGAAATTCCTCAAGAAATGGGTCATCTTCTGCAGCTGCAGCGTCTTAACTTATCGTACAATTCCTTTGTGGGAAAGATTCCAACAAATATAACTCACTGCAAAGAGCtaagatattttaatataagtGACAACAAACTTGCAGGGCCAATTCCAGTCCAGTTCAGTTCCCTATCAAAACTGGTGGGCTTGGATTTGAGCAAGAACAATCTTACTGGAAGTATCCCAGCTTGGATAGGAAATTTCACTTCTCTGTATTCGCTTTTACTTCGCCAGAACAATTTCCAAGGAAGCATACCTGAAGATCTTGGCCATCTAACAAGCTTGGGGAGATTCATACTCGCTGAAAATAATCTCTCTGGTACTGTTCCTccttcaatttataatatttcttcCATGTTCTATTTCCATTTTACTGATAACCAGCTGCATGGAAACCTACCACCAGACATTGGCTTTACTCTTCCTAATCTCCAAATATATGCTGGTGGAGTTAACAGATTTAATGGCCCTATTCCCATATCATTGACCAATTGTTCTCAACTTCAAAAGCTTGATTTTGCTCAAAATTATCTCAGTGGAACACTGCCTGAGAATATAGGGAGCTTGAACAACTTGAATAGacttaattttgataataactTGCTGGGAAATAGAAAATCTGGTGACCTTAATTTTCTTAGTTCATTGGCTAATTGTACTGTTATGGAGGTGTTGGGTCTGGCCTACAACAATTTTGGAGGAGAACTGCCTAGATCCATAGCTAACCTATCATCTCATATGAGCAGATTAACTATTGGGGGGAATATCTTACATGGAAGTATTCCAAATGGGATCGGAAACCTTGTCGACTTGACCATTCTCGGATTGGAAACTAACCGGTTAGGAGGTACTGTACCTGAAGTAATAGGGAAGTTTCACAAGCTACAGGGACTTTACTTGAGAGGAAATATGTTTTCTGGGTCAATACCCTTTTCCTTGGGAAACTTAACTTCTTTGAGCGTTCTCTTTTTGGAGGAAAACAAATTTGAAGGAAGCATACCTCATAGTCTCGGAAACTGCACATATTTGATGACCCTTAACCTTTCCTGTAACAGTCTTAGTGGTAACATTCCCAGAGAGGTCATTGGTCTTTCTTCCCTTACAATATCTTTGTCACTGTCTCAAAATTCCTTAAGGGGTTCCTTACCATCTGAAGTTGGTGTAAATCTTGAGGAGTTGGATTTATCAGAAAACAAGTTATCGGGTCAGTTGCCTAGCAATCTTGGAAAATGTCTTAGTTTGGAACGCTTGCATTTGGAgggcaatgaatttgaaggcGCAATTCCTCAGACTCTAGAAAGCCTAAGAGGTTTGGAAGAAATGGATGTTTCGCGCAATAACTTATCCGggttgattccaaaatttcttgGTGAACTTTCCACACTTAAATTTCTTAATCtttcttataataattttgagGGAGAATTGCCAAGTCAAGGGATTTTTTCAAATGCTACTGCAGTTTCGGTTCTTGGAAATGATAAGCTCTGTGGTGGCATCCCAAAACTGCTTTTACCTCCTTGCCTCAAGGAAAAAAGCAATtcaacaagaaaaatattttctcgGAAGGTGGTAATCCCAGTTACTTGTGCTGCTATATTGTTAGCAATTATACTGTGctttttggttggtttttcCAAATGGAGGCCTGTTACTAAATCATCTACTGAGGATTGGCAAGCAAGTATGTCTTACTCAGATCTTTTTCAATCCACAGATGGATTCTCAGAGAACAACCTGATTGGTTCAGGGAGTTTTGGTTCTGTATATAAAGGAGTTCTTTCTAGATATAACAAAATCGTTGCGATAAAAGTATTAAACCTTCAGCTACAAGGAGCTTCCAGGAGCTTCCTTGATGAGTGCAATGCTTTGAGAAGCATAAGACATCGTAATCTTCTTAAAATCATAACAGCCTGCTCCAGCATTGACCACCAAGGTAACGACTTCAAAAGTCTAGTTTTCGAGTTCATGGCCAATGGAAGTTTGGAGCAGTGGCTGCATCCGAGAGATAATGACGAGCACTTGAATAAGAGATTGAGCCTTATTCAAAGACTGAACATAGCCATCGATGTTGCTTCTGCTTTGGGTTATCTCCATCACGATTGTGAAACACCTATAGTTCATTGTGATCTAAAGCCTAGTAATGTTCTTCTTGATGAAGATATGGTTTCCCATGTTGGTGACTTTGGACTAGCAAAATTGCTCTTTGAAGCATCAGATAATCCCTCAAAAAGCCAAACAATGTCTGCTTCACTAAGGGGTTCTATTGGGTACATTCCTCCag AATATGGCATGGGAGGCCAAGTTTCCATACTTGGGGATATCTATAGCTATGGGATACTCTTGCTAGAGATGTTCACAGGAAAAAGACCTACTGATGATATGTTCAAAGATGGTTTAAGCATTCACCAGTTCGTTGCTATGGCTTTGCCTAACCATGTCATGGACATAGTCGATCCTTCATTGCTCCttgaagatgatgatggtgaggaaaatgaaaatgacattGAAGAGCTTGCAATCATTGAAGTCGATCGCCAAGTCAATGCTGGAAGAAGAGCAAATGATTGTTTGGTTTCAGTGATGCAGATTGGGGTCATGTGCTCAAAATTCTTGCCAGGAGAGCGGATGCTTATGAATGCAGTTGTCAACAAAATGCAAGCGATCAGGGAATCCTATCTCAAATGCAAGAAGTCTGAGAACATGAATAGGTTTTAG
- the LOC125418298 gene encoding probable LRR receptor-like serine/threonine-protein kinase At3g47570 isoform X2, whose product MSGKKRKTDIMDHSYFYCRWVLSMFFQCGIILFCMNVHMETASSAPSYGNESDHLALLDLKNKIIQDPLGIMNSWNDSIHFCNWVGITCNPSSQRVLVLNLRALRLGGSIPPSIGNLTYLTEIHLQNNSFHGEIPQEMGHLLQLQRLNLSYNSFVGKIPTNITHCKELRYFNISDNKLAGPIPVQFSSLSKLVGLDLSKNNLTGSIPAWIGNFTSLYSLLLRQNNFQGSIPEDLGHLTSLGRFILAENNLSDIGFTLPNLQIYAGGVNRFNGPIPISLTNCSQLQKLDFAQNYLSGTLPENIGSLNNLNRLNFDNNLLGNRKSGDLNFLSSLANCTVMEVLGLAYNNFGGELPRSIANLSSHMSRLTIGGNILHGSIPNGIGNLVDLTILGLETNRLGGTVPEVIGKFHKLQGLYLRGNMFSGSIPFSLGNLTSLSVLFLEENKFEGSIPHSLGNCTYLMTLNLSCNSLSGNIPREVIGLSSLTISLSLSQNSLRGSLPSEVGVNLEELDLSENKLSGQLPSNLGKCLSLERLHLEGNEFEGAIPQTLESLRGLEEMDVSRNNLSGLIPKFLGELSTLKFLNLSYNNFEGELPSQGIFSNATAVSVLGNDKLCGGIPKLLLPPCLKEKSNSTRKIFSRKVVIPVTCAAILLAIILCFLVGFSKWRPVTKSSTEDWQASMSYSDLFQSTDGFSENNLIGSGSFGSVYKGVLSRYNKIVAIKVLNLQLQGASRSFLDECNALRSIRHRNLLKIITACSSIDHQGNDFKSLVFEFMANGSLEQWLHPRDNDEHLNKRLSLIQRLNIAIDVASALGYLHHDCETPIVHCDLKPSNVLLDEDMVSHVGDFGLAKLLFEASDNPSKSQTMSASLRGSIGYIPPEYGMGGQVSILGDIYSYGILLLEMFTGKRPTDDMFKDGLSIHQFVAMALPNHVMDIVDPSLLLEDDDGEENENDIEELAIIEVDRQVNAGRRANDCLVSVMQIGVMCSKFLPGERMLMNAVVNKMQAIRESYLKCKKSENMNRF is encoded by the exons ATGTCTGGAAAGAAGAGAAAAACGGACATCATGGATCATTCATATTTTTACTGTAGGTGGGTATTATCCATGTTTTTCCAATGTGGGATTATACTTTTCTGCATGAATGTTCATATGGAAACTGCATCCTCAGCTCCCAGTTATGGAAATGAATCCGATCATCTAGCTTTACTAGACTTGAAGAATAagataatccaagatcctctcGGAATCATGAATTCCTGGAACGATTCAATCCATTTCTGCAACTGGGTTGGCATCACATGCAACCCATCAAGCCAACGAGTATTGGTTTTGAACCTTAGGGCTCTAAGGCTGGGTGGTTCAATCCCACCTTCAATAGGAAATCTCACTTACCTCACAGAAATTCACCTGCAAAACAACAGCTTTCATGGTGAAATTCCTCAAGAAATGGGTCATCTTCTGCAGCTGCAGCGTCTTAACTTATCGTACAATTCCTTTGTGGGAAAGATTCCAACAAATATAACTCACTGCAAAGAGCtaagatattttaatataagtGACAACAAACTTGCAGGGCCAATTCCAGTCCAGTTCAGTTCCCTATCAAAACTGGTGGGCTTGGATTTGAGCAAGAACAATCTTACTGGAAGTATCCCAGCTTGGATAGGAAATTTCACTTCTCTGTATTCGCTTTTACTTCGCCAGAACAATTTCCAAGGAAGCATACCTGAAGATCTTGGCCATCTAACAAGCTTGGGGAGATTCATACTCGCTGAAAATAATCTCTCTG ACATTGGCTTTACTCTTCCTAATCTCCAAATATATGCTGGTGGAGTTAACAGATTTAATGGCCCTATTCCCATATCATTGACCAATTGTTCTCAACTTCAAAAGCTTGATTTTGCTCAAAATTATCTCAGTGGAACACTGCCTGAGAATATAGGGAGCTTGAACAACTTGAATAGacttaattttgataataactTGCTGGGAAATAGAAAATCTGGTGACCTTAATTTTCTTAGTTCATTGGCTAATTGTACTGTTATGGAGGTGTTGGGTCTGGCCTACAACAATTTTGGAGGAGAACTGCCTAGATCCATAGCTAACCTATCATCTCATATGAGCAGATTAACTATTGGGGGGAATATCTTACATGGAAGTATTCCAAATGGGATCGGAAACCTTGTCGACTTGACCATTCTCGGATTGGAAACTAACCGGTTAGGAGGTACTGTACCTGAAGTAATAGGGAAGTTTCACAAGCTACAGGGACTTTACTTGAGAGGAAATATGTTTTCTGGGTCAATACCCTTTTCCTTGGGAAACTTAACTTCTTTGAGCGTTCTCTTTTTGGAGGAAAACAAATTTGAAGGAAGCATACCTCATAGTCTCGGAAACTGCACATATTTGATGACCCTTAACCTTTCCTGTAACAGTCTTAGTGGTAACATTCCCAGAGAGGTCATTGGTCTTTCTTCCCTTACAATATCTTTGTCACTGTCTCAAAATTCCTTAAGGGGTTCCTTACCATCTGAAGTTGGTGTAAATCTTGAGGAGTTGGATTTATCAGAAAACAAGTTATCGGGTCAGTTGCCTAGCAATCTTGGAAAATGTCTTAGTTTGGAACGCTTGCATTTGGAgggcaatgaatttgaaggcGCAATTCCTCAGACTCTAGAAAGCCTAAGAGGTTTGGAAGAAATGGATGTTTCGCGCAATAACTTATCCGggttgattccaaaatttcttgGTGAACTTTCCACACTTAAATTTCTTAATCtttcttataataattttgagGGAGAATTGCCAAGTCAAGGGATTTTTTCAAATGCTACTGCAGTTTCGGTTCTTGGAAATGATAAGCTCTGTGGTGGCATCCCAAAACTGCTTTTACCTCCTTGCCTCAAGGAAAAAAGCAATtcaacaagaaaaatattttctcgGAAGGTGGTAATCCCAGTTACTTGTGCTGCTATATTGTTAGCAATTATACTGTGctttttggttggtttttcCAAATGGAGGCCTGTTACTAAATCATCTACTGAGGATTGGCAAGCAAGTATGTCTTACTCAGATCTTTTTCAATCCACAGATGGATTCTCAGAGAACAACCTGATTGGTTCAGGGAGTTTTGGTTCTGTATATAAAGGAGTTCTTTCTAGATATAACAAAATCGTTGCGATAAAAGTATTAAACCTTCAGCTACAAGGAGCTTCCAGGAGCTTCCTTGATGAGTGCAATGCTTTGAGAAGCATAAGACATCGTAATCTTCTTAAAATCATAACAGCCTGCTCCAGCATTGACCACCAAGGTAACGACTTCAAAAGTCTAGTTTTCGAGTTCATGGCCAATGGAAGTTTGGAGCAGTGGCTGCATCCGAGAGATAATGACGAGCACTTGAATAAGAGATTGAGCCTTATTCAAAGACTGAACATAGCCATCGATGTTGCTTCTGCTTTGGGTTATCTCCATCACGATTGTGAAACACCTATAGTTCATTGTGATCTAAAGCCTAGTAATGTTCTTCTTGATGAAGATATGGTTTCCCATGTTGGTGACTTTGGACTAGCAAAATTGCTCTTTGAAGCATCAGATAATCCCTCAAAAAGCCAAACAATGTCTGCTTCACTAAGGGGTTCTATTGGGTACATTCCTCCag AATATGGCATGGGAGGCCAAGTTTCCATACTTGGGGATATCTATAGCTATGGGATACTCTTGCTAGAGATGTTCACAGGAAAAAGACCTACTGATGATATGTTCAAAGATGGTTTAAGCATTCACCAGTTCGTTGCTATGGCTTTGCCTAACCATGTCATGGACATAGTCGATCCTTCATTGCTCCttgaagatgatgatggtgaggaaaatgaaaatgacattGAAGAGCTTGCAATCATTGAAGTCGATCGCCAAGTCAATGCTGGAAGAAGAGCAAATGATTGTTTGGTTTCAGTGATGCAGATTGGGGTCATGTGCTCAAAATTCTTGCCAGGAGAGCGGATGCTTATGAATGCAGTTGTCAACAAAATGCAAGCGATCAGGGAATCCTATCTCAAATGCAAGAAGTCTGAGAACATGAATAGGTTTTAG